From the Micromonospora echinospora genome, the window CGAACTATGTCGATCTCACATACATTCCGGTACGACCACCCGGGCTCGCCCACCATGGGAGAACGGGCCCGGACCGTCGTCGCACCGGCGACCCACCACGTCGACATGTGGTGGCGCCACTGGTGCCATCAGCCGGTAAGCGCGTTCAGCGCGAGGTCCACGTCCGCCTCGGTGGTGTAGAGGTGGAAGGACGCCCGGACCCGCCCGGCCCGGACGGCGGCCCGCACGCCAGCCCGCTCCAGCTTCTCCTGCGCCCCCGGAACGTCGACGACGACGATCGCGCTCTCCCCCGGCGGCTGTCCCAGGCCGTCGAGGAACCGGTTGGCCAGGGCCACGTCGTGGTCCCGGATCGCGGGCACCCCGATCTCGGCGAGGAGTTCCAGCGCCGGGGCCGCCCCGACGTAGCAGAACCAGGCCGGGGAGATGTCGAACCGCCGGGCGTCCTCGGCCAGGCGCAGCGGCGGCCCGTAATAGGAGCCCTCCGGCTCCCCGCCCGCGAACCAGCCGGCGGCGTCCGGTCGCATCCGGTCCCGCAGCCGAGGCGCCAGGTAGCCGAGGGCCACGCCGCGCGGGGCGGTCAGCCACTTGTACGCCCCGACCACCACCGCGTCGGCCTGACCGGCGTCGAAGGGCAGCCAGCCGCAGCCCTGGGTGGCGTCGACCGACACCAGCGCACCGTGCGCGCGGGCGGCGGCCACGATCTCGTCGTACGGGGCGACCCGCCCGTCCGCGGACTGCACCAGGCTGAACGCGACCAGGTCGGTGCCGTCGTCGATGGCGTCGACCAGCTTCTCCAGCGGCACCGTCCGCACCTCGACGCCCCGGTCGGCCTGCACCAGCCAGGGGAAGAGGTTGCTGACGAACTCGACCTCCGGCACCACCACCCGCGCGCCCGGGGGCAACGCCGCGGCGACCGGGGCCAGCAGCTGGGACACCGCGCTTCCGATCGCCACGTCCCCGGCCGGTACGTCCACCAGCCGGGCGAACGCCGCCCGCGAGCGTTCGGCCGCCGCGTTCCACACGTCCACGACGTTGTGGCCGACCCGCCACCGGGCCAGCGACTCCTGGACGGCCGTCCAGGTCGGTTCGGCCGGCAGCCCGTAGGTGGCGGTGTTCAGCCACCCGGGCTCCGGCTGCCACAGCTTCCGCGCCTCGTCCAGATCCATGCGTCCGACGCTAGCCGCGCGGCCGGGGCGCGGTTACAGCCAATCACCGACCCCTGGCTCCCGGTACGCACAGGGGTCACGGATGGCCCGGACCGGTAGCACGAACGGGGCAGCTCGACAGCGTCCCGGCCCTCACCACCTCGCGGACGGCCCGGGTCGGGCGGGTTCAGCTCACGTTCGCCGGACCGAGCACGCTCTTCAGGTCCCCCATCAGCGCGGTGGTGGCGGCCACCCGGAACGGACCGAGCCGCAGCGTGGTGACCTTGCCGCCGTTGAGGAGCTTCACGTGCACCTCGGTGTCGCCTGGGTGCAGCACCAGGGTCTCCTTGAGGCGCTCCACCAGGGGCGGGGTGCACCGGTGCACCGGGATGGTCAGGGTGACCGGCTTGCTGCCCGGGTTGCTGGTGACGTCCGGCAGCTGCATGTCCATCGCCATGATCCGGGGGGTGTCGTCCCGGCGGTCCACCCGTCCCTTGACCACCACGATCGCGTCCTCGGCGATGTACTGGCCGATCACCTCGTAGGTGTTGGGGAAGAACAGCGTCTCCACGCCACCGGCCAGGTCCTCCAGGGTGGCCGACGCCCAGGCCCGGCCCTGCTTGGTCACCCGGCGCTGCACCCCGGAGAGGATGCCGGCGAGGGTGACCACCGCCCCGTCGGGCACCGAGCCCTCCTCGGACAGCGCGGCGATGGTGCAGTCCGCCGCCGCGCCGAGGACGTGTTCCAGCCCGAACAGCGGGTGGTCGGAGACGTAGAGACCGAGCATCTCCCGCTCGAAGGCGAGCTTGTCCCGCTTGTCCCACTCGCTCTCGCCGATCACCGGCATCACGGTCGTGCTGGTGGTGTCGGCGTCCCCGAACCCGGCGCCGAAGAGGTCGTACTGGCCGACCGCCTCCTTGCGCTTGACGTCGGCGTACGCGTCGATCGCCTCGGCGTGCACGACGAGCAGGCCCTTACGGGGGTGCCCCAGCGCGTCGAACGCCCCGGCCTTGATCAGGGATTCGATGGTCTTCTTGTTGCAGACCACCGCGTCGACCTTCGACAGGAAGTCGTAGAAGTCGGTGTACTCGCTCTTCTCCTCCCGGCAGCGCATGATCGAGGCGACCACGTTCGCGCCGACGTTGCGCACCGCGCCGAGACCGAAGCGGATCTCCTTGCCGACCGGGGTGAACGGCCCGGCGGAGGTGTTCACGTCCGGCGGCAGGACCTGGATCCGCATCCGGCGGCACTCGGAGAGATAGAGCGCCATCTTGTCCTTGTCGTCACCGACCGAGGTCAGCAGCGCGGCCATGTACTCGGCCGGATAGTGCGCCTTGAGGTACGCCGTCCAGTAGGAGACCAGCCCGTACGCGGCGGAGTGCGCCTTGTTGAACGCGTAGCCGGCGAACGGCACCAGCACGTCCCACACCGCCTGGATCGCCTCGTCGGAGTAGCCGCGCTCGCGGCAGCCGTACCGGAACGGGATGAACTCCTTGTCGAGGATCTCCTTCTTCTTCTTGCCCATCGCCCGACGGAGCAGGTCGGCCTGGCCGAGGCTGTAGCCGGCGAGGATCTGCGCGGCGCGCTGCACCTGCTCCTGGTAGACGATCAGCCCGTAGGTCGGGGCGAGGATCTCCCGCAGCGGCTCCTCCAGCTCCGGGTGGATCGGGGTGATCTCCTGGAGGCCGTTCTTGCGCAGCGCGTAGTTGGTGTGCGAGTCCACGCCCATC encodes:
- a CDS encoding aminotransferase class V-fold PLP-dependent enzyme, whose product is MDLDEARKLWQPEPGWLNTATYGLPAEPTWTAVQESLARWRVGHNVVDVWNAAAERSRAAFARLVDVPAGDVAIGSAVSQLLAPVAAALPPGARVVVPEVEFVSNLFPWLVQADRGVEVRTVPLEKLVDAIDDGTDLVAFSLVQSADGRVAPYDEIVAAARAHGALVSVDATQGCGWLPFDAGQADAVVVGAYKWLTAPRGVALGYLAPRLRDRMRPDAAGWFAGGEPEGSYYGPPLRLAEDARRFDISPAWFCYVGAAPALELLAEIGVPAIRDHDVALANRFLDGLGQPPGESAIVVVDVPGAQEKLERAGVRAAVRAGRVRASFHLYTTEADVDLALNALTG